A window of the Lactuca sativa cultivar Salinas chromosome 5, Lsat_Salinas_v11, whole genome shotgun sequence genome harbors these coding sequences:
- the LOC111892601 gene encoding uncharacterized protein LOC111892601 isoform X1: MYRSAAKRLLPYSYFSVKHCLQTSRLPITTPRLRFRFLSSTTSDSPFPNGFNTNTNTTTSSSSTQTDEFHNPSDSGASRRTPPRANYEEEQARVLAASLLHVARLGWTEAAMIAGARDVGVSPSIVGAFSQKEGALVEYFMDECLKKLIDAIDSGELQLQDLVPSERIAKLVRYRLELQAPYISKWPQALSIQAQPSNFTTSFKQRAMLVDEFWHAVSDEGNGVDWYLKRTVLGGIYSTTEIYMLTDNSPDFNDTWVFLNERVRDAFDLKKTFQEVKYFAEAVGAGVGGSFQGFMKKGC, translated from the exons ATGTATCGATCGGCAGCGAAGCGGTTGCTTCCCTATTCATATTTCTCTGTTAAACACTGCTTACAAACCTCTCGACTGCCAATCACAACGCCTCGTCTTCGTTTTCGTTTTCTCTCGTCGACGACATCCGACTCCCCTTTCCCGAATGGCTTTaacaccaacaccaacaccacCACCTCATCTTCGTCCACCCAAACAGATGAATTTCACAACCCTTCTGATAGTGGTGCCTCTAGAAGAACACCACCTAGGGCTAATTACGAAGAGGAACAAGCACGAGTCCtcgcagcatctcttcttcacGTG GCTAGGTTAGGATGGACTGAAGCAGCCATGATTGCAGGTGCTAGGGATGTTGGTGTTTCCCCTTCCATTGTTGGAGCTTTTTCACAAAAAGAAGGTGCCCTAGTTGAG TATTTCATGGACGAATGCTTGAAAAAGCTTATTGATGCAATCGACTCTGGTGAGTTACAATTACAAGATTTGGTACCAAGTGAACGCATTGCAAAGCTGGTTAGATATCGCTTAGAATTGCAAGCTCCATACATATCAAAATGGCCTCAAGCTCTAAGCATTCAA GCACAACCATCAAACTTCACAACAAGCTTTAAACAACGAGCAATGCTAGTTGATGAGTTTTGGCATGCTGTAAGTGATGAAGGAAATGGTGTGGATTGGTACCTAAAACGCACTGTTCTTGGTGGAATTTACTCAACAACTGAAATATACATGCTAACTGATAATTCCCCAG ATTTTAATGATACATGGGTATTCTTAAATGAGAGAGTTAGAGATGCATTTGATCTAAAGAAGACATTTCAAGAG GTGAAATATTTTGCAGAAGCAGTGGGGGCAGGGGTGGGAGGGTCATTTCAAGGGTTTATGAAGAAAGGTTGTTAA
- the LOC111892601 gene encoding uncharacterized protein LOC111892601 isoform X2 — translation MYRSAAKRLLPYSYFSVKHCLQTSRLPITTPRLRFRFLSSTTSDSPFPNGFNTNTNTTTSSSSTQTDEFHNPSDSGASRRTPPRANYEEEQARVLAASLLHVARLGWTEAAMIAGARDVGVSPSIVGAFSQKEGALVEYFMDECLKKLIDAIDSGELQLQDLVPSERIAKLVRYRLELQAPYISKWPQALSIQAQPSNFTTSFKQRAMLVDEFWHAVSDEGNGVDWYLKRTVLGGIYSTTEIYMLTDNSPDFNDTWVFLNERVRDAFDLKKTFQEFFR, via the exons ATGTATCGATCGGCAGCGAAGCGGTTGCTTCCCTATTCATATTTCTCTGTTAAACACTGCTTACAAACCTCTCGACTGCCAATCACAACGCCTCGTCTTCGTTTTCGTTTTCTCTCGTCGACGACATCCGACTCCCCTTTCCCGAATGGCTTTaacaccaacaccaacaccacCACCTCATCTTCGTCCACCCAAACAGATGAATTTCACAACCCTTCTGATAGTGGTGCCTCTAGAAGAACACCACCTAGGGCTAATTACGAAGAGGAACAAGCACGAGTCCtcgcagcatctcttcttcacGTG GCTAGGTTAGGATGGACTGAAGCAGCCATGATTGCAGGTGCTAGGGATGTTGGTGTTTCCCCTTCCATTGTTGGAGCTTTTTCACAAAAAGAAGGTGCCCTAGTTGAG TATTTCATGGACGAATGCTTGAAAAAGCTTATTGATGCAATCGACTCTGGTGAGTTACAATTACAAGATTTGGTACCAAGTGAACGCATTGCAAAGCTGGTTAGATATCGCTTAGAATTGCAAGCTCCATACATATCAAAATGGCCTCAAGCTCTAAGCATTCAA GCACAACCATCAAACTTCACAACAAGCTTTAAACAACGAGCAATGCTAGTTGATGAGTTTTGGCATGCTGTAAGTGATGAAGGAAATGGTGTGGATTGGTACCTAAAACGCACTGTTCTTGGTGGAATTTACTCAACAACTGAAATATACATGCTAACTGATAATTCCCCAG ATTTTAATGATACATGGGTATTCTTAAATGAGAGAGTTAGAGATGCATTTGATCTAAAGAAGACATTTCAAGAG TTTTTCAGGTGA